One Triticum dicoccoides isolate Atlit2015 ecotype Zavitan chromosome 4B, WEW_v2.0, whole genome shotgun sequence genomic window carries:
- the LOC119294087 gene encoding NAC domain-containing protein 22-like, which yields MAMAVAASTMEVDQDLPGFRFHPTEEELLGFYLSHVALGKKLHFDIIGTLNIYRHDPWDLPGMAKIGEREWYFFVPRDRKAGSGGRPNRTTERGFWKATGSDRAIRSTGDPKRVIGLKKTLVFYQGRAPRGTKTDWVMNEYRLPETGAAPPSEDTVLCKVYRKATPFKELEQRAFEMEEMKQRSGGNGGYGYSGAARACPVPAAGDFYLSPSDDVQDNFLIPSSPSSSSVALSGNSSSHDAPRVTKKEADVAMVTVASTSSLSQAANAPFHLQVPAVNPPCSIQLPAANHGMPNMSTLQLPAASKGVLDLPSLQLPAGSSHGVFDWLNDPFLTQLRSPWQDQHCMSPHAHLLY from the exons ATGGCAATGGCAGTGGCGGCGTCGACCATGGAGGTCGATCAGGACCTCCCCGGCTTCCGGTTCCACCCCACGGAAGAGGAGCTCCTCGGCTTCTACCTCTCCCACGTCGCACTTGGCAAGAAGCTCCACTTCGACATCATCGGCACCCTCAACATTTATCGCCACGATCCCTGGGATCTTCCCG GGATGGCGAAGATCGGTGAGAGGGAGTGGTACTTCTTCGTGCCGCGTGACCGGAAGGCGGGGAGCGGCGGGCGGCCGAACCGGACCACGGAGCGGGGATTCTGGAAGGCAACGGGGTCGGACAGGGCCATACGGAGCACCGGCGACCCCAAGCGGGTCATTGGGCTCAAGAAGACGCTCGTCTTCTACCAGGGCCGCGCACCGCGGGGCACCAAGACGGACTGGGTCATGAACGAGTACCGCCTCCCTGAAACCGGCGCGGCGCCGCCCAGTGAGGACACGGTGCTGTGCAAGGTATACCGGAAGGCCACGCCGTTCAAGGAGCTAGAGCAGAGAGCCTTTGAGATGGAGGAGATGAAGCAGAGGTCCGGCGGCAACGGTGGGTACGGCTACAGTGGCGCGGCCAGAGCGTGCCCTGTTCCGGCAGCCGGCGACTTCTACCTGTCGCCGTCCGACGACGTCCAGGACAACTTCCTgatcccctcctccccctcctcctcgtcgGTGGCGCTGTCCGGCAACAGCAGCAGCCACGACGCGCCCAGGGTAACCAAGAAGGAAGCAGACGTCGCCATGGTCACCGTCGCGTCGACGTCGTCTTTGTCGCAAGCGGCGAACGCCCCCTTCCATCTGCAGGTTCCGGCCGTGAACCCACCCTGCAGCATCCAGTTACCGGCGGCGAACCATGGGATGCCGAACATGTCCACCCTGCAGCTACCGGCGGCGAGCAAGGGTGTGCTGGACCTGCCCAGCCTGCAACTACCGGCGGGGAGTAGCCACGGAGTGTTCGACTGGCTAAATGACCCGTTCCTGACGCAGCTGCGCAGCCCGTGGCAGGACCAGCATTGCATGTCCCCTCACGCCCATCTTCTATACTAG